One genomic region from uncultured Cohaesibacter sp. encodes:
- a CDS encoding N-acetylmuramoyl-L-alanine amidase codes for MFDISPQSAYTIRNHMLYTNEAPVAFERSPNQSGDFAPRGIILHDTAGRLEKGNAVNWFLKPEAKASAHLTIERDGSVTQQVAFNRRAWHAGKSCYRGEEGVNAFAFGIEMVNLGRCNKLRDGSIQPWFKGDYRDGTDGLHFAFAASRAHGKGWWLDYTAAQIRTVTAIAQSLIEKYQLSFIAGHWEIAPGRKIDPNPLFPLEPLRNALLGAKGEQGGPMVIADANLRRWPSYADNVIRVLEKGTPLTIIRSGHYKPLGHAELWHLVEAGDQQGWVNGTLIDLD; via the coding sequence ATGTTTGATATTTCTCCGCAGTCGGCCTACACAATCCGCAACCACATGCTCTATACCAATGAGGCGCCGGTGGCCTTTGAGCGCTCGCCCAATCAGTCTGGTGATTTTGCGCCGCGCGGCATCATTCTGCACGACACGGCCGGCCGGCTTGAAAAGGGCAATGCGGTCAACTGGTTTCTCAAACCCGAGGCAAAGGCATCTGCCCATCTCACCATCGAGCGGGATGGCTCGGTGACCCAACAAGTGGCCTTCAATCGTCGCGCCTGGCATGCGGGCAAGAGCTGCTATCGCGGCGAAGAAGGCGTTAACGCCTTTGCCTTCGGCATCGAGATGGTCAATCTGGGCAGATGCAACAAACTGCGTGATGGCTCCATTCAGCCTTGGTTCAAGGGCGATTATCGTGATGGCACCGATGGCCTTCACTTTGCCTTTGCTGCCAGTCGCGCCCATGGCAAGGGCTGGTGGCTGGATTATACCGCCGCCCAGATCCGAACGGTGACGGCGATCGCCCAGAGCCTCATTGAAAAATATCAGCTCTCCTTCATAGCTGGTCATTGGGAGATTGCTCCGGGGCGCAAGATCGATCCAAACCCGCTCTTTCCACTTGAGCCCTTGCGCAATGCGCTGCTCGGAGCCAAGGGCGAGCAGGGTGGCCCAATGGTGATTGCCGACGCCAATCTGCGTCGCTGGCCTTCCTATGCGGACAATGTCATTCGCGTGCTTGAGAAAGGAACGCCACTGACCATCATCCGCTCGGGCCATTACAAGCCGCTGGGCCATGCCGAACTGTGGCATCTGGTCGAAGCTGGCGATCAGCAAGGCTGGGTTAACGGCACTCTGATCGATCTGGATTAG
- a CDS encoding bifunctional riboflavin kinase/FAD synthetase — protein MMTPAASFVDIRYPEQPLPDSLRGGVVAIGNFDGMHRGHQAVLEDAVKEARASGLKAVMLTFEPHPRTLFRPNYPVFRLTPHEEKAMIARALGLDGMVSLTFDAAFASQSPDLFITDMLIDKLDAKKAIAGYDFHFGKDRTGTPDYLQEKGEALGIGVTIVDMKTDRSGDAVSSTRIRQALEDGAVAPANRLLGYRHFFSGVVVHGAKNGRKLGYPTANMTLPDNSRLREGVYAVKFVRSDGSQHDGVASFGRRPMFDNGPRVFEVHVFDFDDNLYDEDVRVVLYSYLREEMKFDGLEALINQMDADSVQARAILRYAEPLSEVESRIWD, from the coding sequence ATGATGACCCCAGCCGCGTCCTTTGTTGACATCCGATATCCTGAGCAGCCTTTGCCGGATTCGCTCAGAGGCGGCGTTGTTGCGATTGGCAATTTCGATGGCATGCATCGCGGGCATCAGGCCGTGTTGGAAGATGCCGTCAAGGAAGCGCGCGCCTCTGGCCTCAAGGCCGTGATGCTGACCTTTGAACCTCACCCGCGCACCCTGTTCCGGCCCAACTATCCGGTCTTTCGCCTCACCCCCCACGAGGAAAAAGCGATGATCGCGCGTGCGCTCGGGCTAGATGGCATGGTGTCCCTGACCTTTGATGCGGCCTTTGCCAGCCAGTCTCCGGACCTGTTCATCACCGACATGCTGATCGACAAGCTCGATGCCAAGAAGGCCATTGCGGGCTATGACTTCCATTTCGGCAAGGATCGCACGGGCACGCCGGACTATCTGCAGGAAAAGGGTGAAGCGTTGGGCATTGGCGTTACCATCGTCGATATGAAAACCGATCGTTCTGGCGATGCCGTATCCTCGACCCGCATCCGGCAGGCACTGGAAGATGGCGCGGTCGCTCCGGCCAACCGGCTGCTTGGCTATCGCCATTTCTTTTCTGGCGTGGTGGTCCACGGTGCCAAGAATGGCCGCAAGTTGGGCTACCCGACGGCCAACATGACCCTGCCGGACAATAGCCGCCTGCGCGAAGGGGTGTATGCGGTCAAGTTTGTTCGCTCCGATGGCTCTCAGCATGATGGTGTCGCCAGCTTTGGCCGTCGCCCGATGTTTGACAATGGCCCCCGCGTGTTCGAGGTGCATGTCTTTGACTTCGACGACAATCTTTATGATGAAGACGTGCGCGTCGTGCTCTATTCCTATTTGCGCGAGGAAATGAAATTCGATGGTCTTGAGGCTCTGATCAACCAGATGGATGCAGACAGCGTTCAGGCGCGAGCCATTCTGCGGTATGCCGAACCACTCTCGGAAGTAGAAAGCCGGATTTGGGACTAG
- a CDS encoding MATE family efflux transporter, whose protein sequence is MQDQPPVLDGQSPISDQATVKQGTPISWREEIAATLALAWPLVLAQLAQFSLQITDVIMMGWLGREALAAGSLAAALLHPVVVFGIGALSAVSPMVAQAIGAKDYTSVRRSARQGIWVAFVISVLIMILLYQSQHIYALGGQMPGLSAEAAKYLNFAAIGVFPSLGFVALRSLVTAHSETRIILVTTIASFFVNFAGNYLLMFGKFGFPALGLAGAGISTSVVQTFVFIFLALYVVFKKSYRKYDLLARFWKPDWPRFFELFRIGIPIGLMVMVEVGLFAAAVFLMGWIGTDALAAHTVAVQLASLAFMVPLGLSQATTVRTGLAYGARCLEGIHRAGWVSVLISALFNSISCASFLLFPHFLVGLYLDPTVAANSVPFALAVSYLAYAGLFQLVDGLQATMAGALRGLSDTNVPMLIAIVGYWICGLPISYFCGFILGWEGEGIWLGLASGLAITAASLTYRFINRERLGLVKFSNRAILEVPELS, encoded by the coding sequence ATGCAAGACCAGCCACCGGTGCTGGATGGACAGAGCCCGATCTCTGACCAAGCCACCGTAAAACAGGGAACGCCTATTTCCTGGCGCGAAGAAATCGCGGCCACGCTGGCGCTCGCCTGGCCGCTTGTTCTGGCGCAGTTGGCGCAATTTTCCCTTCAGATTACCGATGTGATCATGATGGGGTGGCTGGGGCGCGAGGCGCTGGCGGCCGGCTCGCTGGCTGCTGCGCTTCTGCATCCGGTTGTCGTCTTCGGTATCGGGGCCCTGTCTGCCGTGAGCCCCATGGTTGCGCAGGCAATTGGCGCGAAGGACTATACCTCTGTGCGTCGGTCTGCCCGTCAGGGCATATGGGTGGCGTTTGTCATCTCGGTCCTGATCATGATTTTGCTCTATCAGAGCCAGCATATTTACGCTCTTGGCGGCCAGATGCCCGGTCTGTCTGCCGAGGCTGCCAAATATTTGAATTTCGCTGCCATCGGCGTGTTCCCCTCGCTGGGCTTTGTTGCCTTGCGGTCTCTGGTAACAGCCCATAGCGAAACCCGCATCATTCTGGTGACGACCATCGCGAGCTTCTTTGTCAATTTCGCAGGCAACTATCTGCTGATGTTCGGCAAGTTCGGCTTTCCAGCCCTTGGGCTGGCAGGCGCCGGTATCTCCACCTCTGTTGTGCAGACCTTTGTCTTCATCTTTTTGGCACTCTATGTGGTCTTCAAAAAGAGCTATCGCAAATATGATTTGCTGGCGCGTTTCTGGAAACCGGACTGGCCACGCTTTTTCGAGCTGTTCCGTATTGGTATTCCCATCGGCCTGATGGTGATGGTGGAAGTGGGGCTGTTTGCCGCCGCTGTGTTCCTGATGGGCTGGATTGGCACTGATGCGCTGGCCGCACATACGGTTGCCGTGCAACTGGCCTCGCTGGCCTTCATGGTGCCCCTTGGTCTTAGTCAGGCGACCACGGTGCGCACCGGACTTGCTTATGGCGCGCGCTGCCTTGAAGGCATCCACCGGGCGGGCTGGGTGTCTGTGCTGATCTCGGCGCTGTTCAATTCGATCAGCTGCGCCAGCTTCTTGCTGTTTCCGCATTTTCTCGTTGGCCTCTATCTGGATCCGACTGTTGCCGCCAACAGCGTGCCTTTCGCTCTGGCGGTGAGCTATCTGGCCTATGCCGGCCTGTTCCAGTTGGTCGATGGCCTCCAGGCCACGATGGCAGGGGCCTTGCGCGGGCTGAGTGACACAAATGTGCCGATGCTTATTGCCATTGTCGGCTATTGGATTTGCGGCTTGCCGATCTCCTATTTCTGCGGCTTCATTCTGGGCTGGGAAGGCGAGGGGATCTGGCTGGGGCTTGCGTCCGGCCTTGCCATTACGGCTGCATCGCTGACCTATCGCTTTATCAATCGTGAGCGCTTGGGGTTGGTCAAATTTTCAAACAGAGCGATTCTGGAGGTTCCAGAACTGAGCTAG
- a CDS encoding DJ-1/PfpI family protein — protein sequence MQERYIGILLYEGVEVLDFSGPFEVFTTARRVAEKNSKTFAYAPLLIASTLQPVHARANYRVLPDHDFASHPALDVLLVPGGVHEPLLDDDRLLGWVKAEATKVSLLTSVCTGAFILAEAGCCSGKTMTTHWEDIPDFLERYPSIECVRNVRWVEDGALISSAGISAGIDMALQMVARLGSEDLAKKTARQMDFDWTRTGLSIA from the coding sequence ATGCAGGAACGGTATATCGGTATCCTTCTTTATGAAGGTGTTGAGGTGCTGGACTTTTCCGGTCCCTTCGAGGTCTTTACGACCGCGCGGCGGGTGGCCGAAAAGAATAGCAAGACCTTTGCCTATGCGCCCCTGCTGATTGCTTCAACCTTGCAGCCGGTGCATGCGCGGGCGAATTACAGGGTGTTGCCAGATCATGACTTTGCGTCGCATCCTGCTCTGGACGTCCTGCTTGTGCCCGGCGGGGTGCATGAGCCGCTGCTTGATGATGATCGACTGCTGGGCTGGGTCAAAGCCGAGGCCACTAAGGTTTCTCTGCTCACATCCGTTTGCACCGGCGCCTTCATTCTGGCTGAAGCGGGCTGCTGCTCCGGCAAGACAATGACCACCCATTGGGAAGACATTCCCGATTTTCTCGAACGCTATCCTTCTATTGAATGCGTCCGGAATGTGCGTTGGGTGGAAGATGGGGCATTGATCAGCTCGGCAGGTATTTCCGCTGGCATCGATATGGCCCTGCAAATGGTGGCGCGGCTGGGGTCTGAAGATCTGGCAAAGAAGACCGCGCGGCAAATGGATTTTGACTGGACGCGCACCGGTCTCTCTATTGCATAG
- a CDS encoding MaoC family dehydratase gives MTAPLEGVAPRTIYYDDMQIGQQESLTHRVTESDISAFADLTGDHNPIHIDKAHGAASRFGSNIAHGIYTASLLSAILGMRLPGPGSIYVSQTLQFKAPVRPGDTVTVTATVKDLQDKGRRVTLDCAAEVDGLSVMSGEAVVMAPKKPTP, from the coding sequence ATGACCGCACCGCTTGAGGGCGTCGCACCACGGACAATCTATTATGACGATATGCAGATCGGGCAGCAGGAAAGCCTGACCCATAGGGTAACTGAAAGTGATATTTCAGCTTTTGCCGATCTGACCGGCGACCACAACCCTATTCATATAGACAAGGCTCATGGCGCGGCTAGCCGATTTGGCAGCAACATAGCCCACGGTATCTACACCGCCAGCCTGCTTTCGGCCATTCTGGGCATGCGCCTTCCCGGTCCGGGCTCCATCTATGTCTCCCAGACCCTACAATTCAAGGCGCCGGTTCGACCGGGCGACACGGTAACGGTCACAGCCACTGTGAAGGACCTGCAAGACAAGGGCCGCCGCGTTACGCTTGATTGCGCTGCCGAAGTGGATGGCCTTTCCGTGATGTCCGGAGAAGCCGTTGTCATGGCGCCCAAGAAGCCGACACCCTGA
- a CDS encoding response regulator: MALDLSMPVLVVDDYKTMIRIIKNLLKQLGFEDVDDAADGTEALAKMQDRRYGLVISDWNMEPMTGYELLKQVRASDSLSKTPFIMVTAESKTENVIAAKKAGVNNYIVKPFNAATLKTKIDAVFDS; this comes from the coding sequence ATGGCCCTCGATCTTTCTATGCCGGTACTGGTAGTCGATGACTATAAAACCATGATCCGCATCATCAAGAACCTGCTCAAGCAGCTTGGTTTTGAAGATGTAGATGATGCTGCTGATGGAACCGAAGCCCTGGCGAAAATGCAGGATCGCCGTTATGGCCTTGTCATTTCCGACTGGAACATGGAGCCCATGACCGGTTACGAGCTTCTCAAGCAGGTTCGCGCAAGCGACTCCCTGTCCAAGACACCGTTCATCATGGTGACAGCAGAATCCAAGACCGAAAACGTGATTGCAGCCAAGAAGGCCGGTGTAAACAACTACATCGTGAAGCCATTCAACGCCGCAACACTCAAAACCAAAATCGACGCTGTCTTCGATAGCTAA
- a CDS encoding protein phosphatase CheZ — protein sequence MAADAEQLSAEKVAQLVAFLEKNKGEAVSLNDIMALAEVMANSLDSYLQAMDKTLYEEFTSIATEISSMKDEIAALRPSQMRHAAIPDAGRELDAVVEATENATNIIMSSAEEIMGADPSDSEAYQALVNDKVIEIFEACSFQDITGQRISKVVHALNVIDKRVTTFVERMKMTDFEDADYVEVESDEDRRKRELILHGPQHAGEGVEQDEVDAMLADLDFSNKKLKEEEDSSQDDIDALFG from the coding sequence ATGGCAGCAGATGCAGAACAGCTAAGCGCAGAAAAAGTTGCACAACTCGTTGCTTTTCTAGAAAAGAACAAGGGAGAAGCCGTCTCCCTGAATGATATCATGGCTCTTGCAGAGGTCATGGCAAACAGCCTTGATTCCTATTTGCAAGCCATGGACAAGACCCTGTATGAAGAATTCACGTCCATCGCGACTGAAATTTCATCCATGAAAGATGAAATTGCCGCTTTGCGTCCTTCGCAAATGCGTCATGCCGCTATCCCTGATGCCGGGCGCGAACTGGATGCCGTCGTCGAAGCGACGGAAAATGCAACAAACATTATCATGTCCTCCGCCGAAGAAATCATGGGCGCTGATCCAAGCGACTCTGAGGCCTATCAGGCGTTGGTCAATGACAAGGTCATCGAGATTTTCGAGGCTTGTTCCTTCCAGGATATTACGGGCCAGCGTATCTCCAAGGTCGTGCACGCCCTCAATGTGATCGACAAGCGGGTCACCACTTTTGTTGAGCGCATGAAGATGACGGATTTCGAAGATGCCGACTATGTCGAAGTTGAATCCGATGAAGATCGCCGCAAGCGCGAATTGATCCTCCATGGCCCGCAGCATGCTGGCGAAGGGGTTGAGCAGGATGAAGTGGATGCCATGTTGGCGGATCTGGACTTCAGCAATAAAAAGCTGAAGGAAGAAGAGGATAGCAGCCAGGACGATATCGACGCCCTGTTCGGCTAA
- a CDS encoding electron transfer flavoprotein-ubiquinone oxidoreductase, translating into MTESNGTEVSELPERESMEFDVVIVGAGPAGLSAAIRIKQQAAEKNEDISVVVLEKGSEVGAHILSGAVIDPVALSRLIPDWKEDESCPVNVAVKKDKFRLLGPAGAIGLPGFIMPPLMHNHGNYIISLGNLCRWLAEKAEEMGVEVYPGFAAAELLYDDKGALRGVATGDMGLGKDGQPKDTYMRGMELLGKYTLISEGVRGSLAKQLIGKYALDKDCDVPKFGLGIKEIWEVDPAKHQEGLIEHSFGWPLDSSTGGGSFLYHMEDNQVAVGLVVYLNYKNPYLSPFEEFQRFKTHPTVKPLFEGGKRLSYGARCIAEGGYQSVPRLTFPGGALIGCAAGFVNVPRIKGIHNAMDSGIFAANAVVNALIEGRANDELVAFEESWRKGPIGKDLFKVRNVKPLWAKLGLLLGVGLGGLDMWTNTLFGFSFFGTLAHGKTDAKATLPAAQCKPIDYPKPDGEITFDRLSSVYLSGANHEEDQPCHLVVADEALQKRSEHDVYAGLSQRFCPAAVYEWDESGDEPSYVINAANCVHCKTCDIKDPNGNITWTVPEGGGGPTYPNM; encoded by the coding sequence ATGACAGAGTCGAACGGAACTGAAGTGAGCGAACTTCCTGAACGCGAAAGCATGGAATTCGACGTGGTGATCGTTGGTGCAGGGCCTGCCGGGCTGTCTGCCGCCATTCGCATCAAGCAACAGGCGGCCGAGAAGAATGAAGATATCTCGGTGGTGGTTCTGGAGAAGGGCTCGGAAGTGGGTGCGCATATTCTTTCCGGCGCAGTGATTGATCCGGTGGCGCTCAGCCGCCTTATCCCAGACTGGAAAGAAGATGAAAGCTGCCCGGTGAACGTGGCTGTCAAGAAAGACAAGTTCCGCCTGCTCGGACCTGCCGGCGCGATCGGTCTTCCCGGCTTCATCATGCCGCCGCTGATGCATAACCATGGCAACTATATCATTTCTCTTGGCAATCTGTGCCGCTGGCTGGCTGAAAAGGCCGAAGAGATGGGCGTGGAAGTCTATCCCGGTTTTGCCGCCGCAGAATTGCTTTATGACGACAAGGGCGCGTTGCGCGGTGTCGCCACCGGCGACATGGGCCTTGGCAAGGATGGCCAGCCCAAGGACACCTACATGCGCGGCATGGAGCTTCTGGGTAAATATACGCTGATCAGTGAAGGCGTGCGCGGGTCGCTGGCCAAGCAGTTGATTGGCAAATATGCGCTGGACAAGGATTGCGATGTGCCGAAATTCGGCCTTGGCATCAAGGAAATCTGGGAAGTCGACCCGGCCAAGCATCAGGAAGGTCTGATCGAGCATAGCTTCGGCTGGCCGCTGGACAGTTCCACCGGCGGCGGTTCCTTCCTTTATCATATGGAAGACAATCAGGTAGCCGTAGGCCTTGTGGTCTATCTTAACTACAAGAACCCCTATCTCTCCCCGTTTGAAGAATTCCAGCGCTTCAAGACCCATCCGACGGTTAAGCCGCTGTTTGAAGGGGGCAAGCGGCTTTCCTATGGCGCCCGCTGCATTGCCGAAGGCGGCTATCAGTCCGTGCCGCGCCTTACCTTCCCCGGTGGAGCGCTGATCGGTTGTGCCGCGGGCTTCGTCAATGTTCCGCGCATCAAGGGCATTCACAATGCCATGGATTCGGGCATATTTGCTGCCAACGCCGTTGTTAACGCCTTGATTGAAGGACGCGCCAATGACGAACTTGTCGCCTTCGAGGAAAGCTGGCGCAAGGGCCCGATTGGCAAGGATCTGTTCAAGGTGCGCAACGTCAAGCCGCTTTGGGCCAAACTGGGTCTGCTTCTCGGCGTGGGCCTTGGTGGTCTCGACATGTGGACCAACACACTGTTCGGCTTCTCATTCTTTGGCACACTGGCTCATGGCAAAACGGACGCGAAGGCCACCCTGCCCGCAGCCCAGTGCAAACCAATCGACTATCCCAAGCCGGATGGCGAGATCACCTTTGATCGCCTGAGTTCGGTTTATCTCTCGGGTGCCAACCATGAGGAAGATCAGCCCTGCCATCTGGTGGTTGCCGACGAGGCCCTGCAGAAAAGGTCCGAGCATGATGTCTATGCCGGTCTTTCCCAGCGCTTCTGTCCGGCGGCGGTTTATGAATGGGATGAAAGCGGCGATGAGCCGAGCTATGTCATCAACGCCGCCAACTGCGTCCATTGCAAGACTTGTGACATCAAGGATCCGAACGGCAACATCACATGGACTGTTCCCGAAGGTGGCGGCGGGCCGACTTATCCGAATATGTAA
- a CDS encoding uracil-DNA glycosylase, producing MHNVVTTSHDLKALLDWYEAMGVDCAVDAAPQDRFAESLRQAQARQKARPAQDSQQNRPSSLQSPSNRPTPAGAGNQSHPSSNAAPHNASVAGAPGGLRTNAQGGVENARALALQASSLEQLRQTLASFEGCSLKFSAKNLVFGDGNPNADVMFIGEAPGRDEDLQGVPFVGRAGQLLDKMMAAINMDRSNSYITNILPWRPPGNRKPSLDEQNLMQPFIHRHIELVNPKILVFLGGTSAQQLLGSKDGIMRLRGRWQTYSIGGQDKPKRDIPAMPTLHPAFLLRTPAQKRAAWQDLLEVVAKLESLR from the coding sequence ATGCATAACGTGGTGACAACATCTCATGATCTGAAAGCCCTCCTCGACTGGTACGAGGCAATGGGCGTGGATTGTGCTGTTGATGCTGCACCGCAAGATCGCTTTGCTGAAAGCCTGCGACAGGCCCAAGCGCGCCAGAAAGCGCGACCAGCGCAGGATTCTCAGCAAAACCGGCCTTCCTCCCTTCAAAGTCCTTCCAATAGACCTACGCCAGCGGGTGCGGGCAATCAATCCCATCCTTCGTCCAATGCTGCGCCGCACAACGCGTCCGTAGCTGGAGCGCCTGGGGGCTTGCGCACCAATGCACAGGGGGGCGTAGAAAACGCAAGAGCATTGGCTCTGCAGGCCAGCAGTCTGGAACAATTGCGCCAGACACTGGCATCCTTTGAAGGCTGCAGTCTGAAATTCTCCGCGAAAAATCTTGTATTCGGAGATGGCAACCCCAATGCAGACGTCATGTTCATTGGCGAAGCGCCGGGGCGGGATGAGGATTTGCAAGGTGTGCCGTTTGTCGGTCGGGCAGGGCAACTGCTCGACAAGATGATGGCGGCGATCAATATGGACCGCAGCAATAGCTACATCACCAATATCCTGCCATGGCGCCCGCCGGGTAACCGCAAGCCGAGCCTTGATGAACAGAACCTGATGCAGCCCTTCATTCATCGGCATATCGAACTGGTCAATCCCAAGATTCTGGTCTTTCTGGGGGGCACATCTGCCCAGCAATTGCTCGGCAGCAAGGATGGCATCATGCGTCTGCGTGGGCGCTGGCAGACTTATTCTATCGGCGGGCAGGACAAGCCAAAACGCGATATCCCCGCCATGCCCACTTTGCATCCGGCCTTCCTACTGCGCACCCCGGCGCAAAAGCGCGCAGCCTGGCAAGATCTGCTGGAAGTGGTCGCAAAATTGGAATCGCTTCGCTGA
- a CDS encoding HAMP domain-containing methyl-accepting chemotaxis protein, with amino-acid sequence MLGVVILGTTNYFGSNMRTAAIKEGEVANSIKDIVQQVNLSVLNMRSNASSFQTVNDRKFAVRFDLAYEDALELLNQIDEVDSFGTTRQAVAELREALADDQKSFHKIVEKTKEIGFSDYSGMRGELNTIASEVDKTIRNTRNQQLLVLQLEMRHLEKDYLKTGAADILSDLKDKQKEMNNTLSTAMLSSDVRSSITKDVANYTETISNIQTANNDLFRMAAEMNSLYNTMSFKFASIRELANKSSEQAEQKLSQIDKQVTLIFISTLFGSAVLTILFAFFLGRSIVVPIRNIISSMNNLAEGDRQSEIPYAGLRNEIGDIAKAVEVFRQNAIERERLKTTTEKEQEERLRRQQRMEELIEQFRGLAQHAMQAVASKTKGMEEIASTLSANSTQTSTQADTVERSSNEAQEHFQAVAAAAEQLTASINEIGRQTESSSTVIQKAVSTATAADQKISSLANAAQQVGEVVTMIQNIAEQTNLLALNATIEAARAGEAGRGFAVVAAEVKELANQTSKATEEISGQISAIQSETNDAVEAIRAITQTMTEVGSTSNTIAAAVEEQGSATENISENVQRAAAGAANITENIGSVAEAASANLDSAQNVLTVSHEMLQQTDELQTLVNQFLDDVAAA; translated from the coding sequence TTGCTGGGCGTCGTAATCCTCGGTACGACCAACTATTTTGGCTCCAACATGCGTACGGCAGCCATCAAGGAAGGGGAAGTTGCCAATTCCATCAAGGATATTGTGCAACAGGTCAACCTGTCGGTTCTGAACATGCGCAGCAACGCCAGTTCTTTCCAGACCGTGAATGATCGCAAATTTGCCGTCCGCTTCGATCTGGCTTACGAGGACGCCCTTGAATTGCTCAACCAGATTGATGAAGTCGATAGTTTCGGCACAACACGCCAAGCCGTTGCAGAATTGAGAGAGGCCCTGGCAGACGATCAGAAGAGTTTTCACAAGATTGTTGAGAAGACCAAAGAAATCGGCTTTTCCGATTATAGCGGCATGCGTGGTGAGCTGAACACAATCGCATCAGAAGTTGACAAGACCATTCGCAACACACGAAACCAGCAATTGCTCGTGCTCCAGCTTGAGATGCGCCATCTGGAAAAAGACTATCTGAAAACCGGAGCGGCAGACATCCTGTCCGATCTGAAGGACAAGCAGAAGGAAATGAACAACACGCTGTCGACCGCGATGTTGTCTTCCGACGTGCGCTCGTCCATTACCAAGGATGTTGCAAACTACACCGAGACGATCAGCAATATCCAGACAGCCAACAATGACCTCTTCAGAATGGCTGCCGAAATGAATTCGCTCTACAATACCATGTCGTTCAAGTTCGCGTCCATCCGTGAGCTGGCTAACAAAAGCAGTGAACAGGCCGAGCAGAAACTGAGCCAGATCGATAAACAGGTCACGCTGATCTTCATTTCTACCCTGTTTGGCTCCGCTGTTCTGACCATCCTGTTTGCCTTCTTCCTGGGCCGCAGCATCGTGGTACCGATCCGCAATATCATCAGCTCCATGAACAATCTGGCAGAAGGGGACAGACAGTCTGAAATTCCTTATGCCGGTCTGCGCAATGAAATTGGTGACATCGCGAAAGCCGTGGAAGTCTTCCGCCAGAATGCAATCGAGCGCGAGCGTCTGAAAACGACCACCGAGAAAGAACAGGAAGAACGTCTGCGTCGCCAGCAGCGCATGGAAGAGCTTATCGAGCAATTCCGTGGTCTGGCCCAGCATGCGATGCAGGCTGTTGCCAGCAAGACCAAAGGCATGGAAGAAATCGCCAGCACCCTTTCTGCAAACTCCACACAGACTTCGACGCAGGCAGACACCGTGGAACGGTCTTCCAATGAAGCTCAGGAGCATTTTCAAGCTGTGGCTGCCGCAGCAGAACAGCTCACCGCTTCGATCAACGAAATCGGTCGCCAGACCGAAAGCTCCTCAACAGTCATCCAGAAGGCCGTCAGCACTGCTACGGCAGCCGATCAGAAGATCTCCAGTCTGGCCAATGCGGCCCAACAGGTTGGCGAAGTGGTGACGATGATTCAGAATATTGCCGAGCAGACCAATCTGCTTGCGCTGAACGCCACAATCGAGGCTGCTCGCGCTGGCGAAGCAGGCCGCGGCTTCGCCGTTGTGGCTGCTGAAGTCAAAGAGCTGGCCAACCAGACCAGCAAGGCGACCGAAGAAATTTCCGGTCAGATTTCAGCCATTCAATCAGAAACCAATGATGCGGTCGAAGCCATCCGCGCCATCACCCAGACCATGACCGAAGTCGGCTCAACCTCGAACACCATTGCAGCCGCCGTCGAAGAACAGGGCAGCGCAACGGAAAATATCAGTGAGAATGTCCAGCGCGCTGCCGCTGGCGCAGCCAACATTACCGAGAATATCGGCAGTGTGGCAGAAGCTGCCAGTGCCAACTTGGACTCGGCCCAGAATGTCTTGACCGTTTCCCATGAGATGCTGCAACAGACCGACGAATTGCAGACGCTGGTCAATCAGTTCCTCGATGATGTCGCTGCGGCGTAA